The nucleotide sequence GGAATGGTCTCTAAATACAACAGTGTAGGGGCAGAATTGGATGATGAAGAATTGGTCCGTAAATTGTTTGACACAGTCCCGGAGAGATTTATAAACTTGGTGGCTTCGATTGAGCAAAGCTTGGATGTTGAGTCTATGCCATTCGAAGAAGGTATTGCGCATCTGAAAGCGTACGAGGATAGAGTGAAGCTCCGCCAATCACATCGAGCGACTGAAAACAGCTTGTTGTTCTCTAAAACAGAATCTCAGACGAGTTCTAAAGGGCATGGAAAGGGTCAACAGTTTACGAACCAGAGATCGGGGGGTCGAGGCAAGGCTGACCGGGGTGGTCGGTGTAACACtccgtgttacgaaagtcaaattcaaagtcaagattgaagtcaaaggaagaaaagattgctaattgcgatctgtcactccttgctcaactactgttttgacttctttgacttgtgtATTCCACCATGTATACTAATTTTGATAAGTGAAAATTCTTAATCTTGTAGCTGTGTATAACTTCAAGAATTAAAGTTTATTTGTATGAGTTTTATATATTAGAGTTAATGAAATATTTTGATTCATGCTCGTGCATGTTTTTGGGTGACGGGGATTCAgtagttatatatcatgttagatgaaagacACATGTTTC is from Helianthus annuus cultivar XRQ/B chromosome 9, HanXRQr2.0-SUNRISE, whole genome shotgun sequence and encodes:
- the LOC110876109 gene encoding uncharacterized protein LOC110876109 — encoded protein: MEAIMDAHGLWEAIEPPTDVAVDEKKSKQARAFIFQSIPEEILSQAAKKKTAKEVWDSLKSRYVGAELVEKARLRILKSEFEALQMKDGETVDDYAGKLSGMVSKYNSVGAELDDEELVRKLFDTVPERFINLVASIEQSLDVESMPFEEGIAHLKAYEDRVKLRQSHRATENSLLFSKTESQTSSKGHGKGQQFTNQRSGGRGKADRGAVYNFKN